From a single Nicotiana tabacum cultivar K326 chromosome 8, ASM71507v2, whole genome shotgun sequence genomic region:
- the LOC142163381 gene encoding uncharacterized protein LOC142163381, translating to MGSSIFWLDNWIGLGALYFIVPPKFGIDENVHNVYDVLENWAWNVERLLEILLEELAHHIVQKEYLRRRDDRKAVYKMIWVKGLPFKIAFFMWKVWKAKLPLDDFMRTLGYFMPLRCWCYAEPKEESLVHLFFTSAASKIVWKYFLSKAGISIEGLSMHQAITRCWTAMVVPRLKPVMQSLPSCIV from the exons ATGGGATCATCAATATTTTGGTTAGACAATTGGATAGGTCTGGGTGCATTATATTTTATTGTTCCTCCTAAATTTGGAATTGATGAAAATGTGCACAATGTGTATGATGTCTTGGAAAATTGGGCTTGGAATGTTGAAAGGCTATTAGAGATATTACTTGAAGAACTTGCACACCACATTGTGCAGAAA GAATACCTAAGAAGGAGAGATGATCGAAAAGCAGTATACAAAATGATTTGGGTGAAAGGGTTGCCATTTAAAATTGCATTTTTCATGTGGAAGGTATGGAAGGCAAAACTACCTTTGGATGACTTCATGAGAACATTGGGGTATTTTATGCCCTTAAGGTGTTGGTGTTATGCTGAACCAAAAGAGGAATCATTAGTGCATCTGTTCTTTACATCAGCTGCATCTAAAATAGTTTGGAAGTATTTTCTATCAAAGGCAGGAATTTCAATAGAGGGTCTGTCAATGCACCAGGCAATTACAAGGTGTTGGACTGCTATGGTAGTGCCTAGATTGAAGCCAGTAATGCAGTCTTTGCCTTCATGCATCGTATGA